A single region of the Brassica rapa cultivar Chiifu-401-42 chromosome A03, CAAS_Brap_v3.01, whole genome shotgun sequence genome encodes:
- the LOC103860134 gene encoding uncharacterized protein LOC103860134 — translation MWTEAQLTVKAPTENSYTGNAHHLESLALEDSRVCYIDGAWKEGDKFTGQGWFCRKSGSTEVMMGAMNLRRSLSPLHAECEALIWAMECMKTLQYSDVVFATDCSQLVKMVSTPEEWPAFSTHMEEFNRSKMFFPYFRIRHILRAQNTLADKLARGARNSPSALLYVDSTPPVWLARSTGDYS, via the coding sequence ATGTGGACAGAGGCACAGCTAACCGTTAAGGCTCCTACAGAGAATTCCTATACGGGGAATGCACATCATTTGGAGTCTTTAGCCCTGGAAGATTCTAGAGTTTGTTATATTGATGGCGCTTGGAAAGAGGGTGATAAGTTCACAGGACAAGGGTGGTTTTGTAGAAAGAGTGGATCAACAGAGGTCATGATGGGGGCGATGAATCTTCGTAGAAGTTTATCACCTCTCCATGCTGAATGTGAAGCActaatttgggcaatggaatgcatgaagACCCTCCAATATTCTGATGTAGTTTTTgcgacggattgttctcaactggtgaagatggtgtcgaCACCTGAAGAATGGCCTGCTTTTTCTACACACATGGAAGAATTCAACCGAAGTAAGATGTTCTTCCCCTATTTTCGGATCAGACATATTCTTAGAGCACAAAATACCTTGGCGGATAAGCTTGCACGTGGTGCGAGGAATTCTCCTTCAGCTTTGCTTTATGTCGATTCAACTCCACCGGTTTGGCTTGCTAGATCGACTGGAGATTATAGTTAG